From Sporosarcina sp. 6E9, a single genomic window includes:
- a CDS encoding glycine betaine/L-proline ABC transporter ATP-binding protein, with the protein MTIKMKVENISKIFGPRPKRIIPMVEKGETKTDILAKTGHTVGVYNASMDIMEGETFVIMGLSGSGKSTLIRCLNMLNRPTAGSIYVDGDDITKYNAQQLKKYRQDKIAMVFQHFGLFSHRTIISNIEYGLEIKGLEKSERQKIAQHHLELVGLKGYEDKYPDELSGGMQQRVGIARALANDPDILLMDEPFSALDPLIRREMQLELIDLQNRLQKTIVFITHDVNEAFKIGDRVAVMKDGKVEQVGSPEEILEQPANQYISEFIRDIDRSKILQAEHIMIRPHGLLSLKDGLNVAIKTMQENGLSSVFVTDRKRHLQGIVTIDDAIDGLKQRKTLEEVIQRDVNTVSPADYVQDIIPKVLDSKFPIVVVDEAGLIQGIILRVHVLASLIDDNGDDSTEATDLEKELIKE; encoded by the coding sequence ATGACAATAAAAATGAAGGTTGAAAACATTTCTAAAATTTTCGGTCCGCGTCCAAAACGGATCATACCGATGGTGGAAAAAGGGGAGACCAAAACAGATATTCTGGCGAAAACCGGACATACTGTAGGGGTTTATAACGCCTCGATGGACATTATGGAAGGCGAAACTTTTGTCATAATGGGGCTTTCCGGGAGCGGAAAATCAACACTTATACGATGCTTAAACATGTTAAATCGACCGACCGCAGGCTCAATTTATGTAGACGGCGATGACATTACGAAATACAACGCACAACAATTAAAGAAATATCGTCAAGATAAAATTGCGATGGTCTTTCAACATTTCGGGTTATTTAGTCATCGTACGATAATCAGCAATATTGAATACGGCCTTGAAATTAAGGGGCTAGAAAAATCGGAACGTCAAAAAATTGCTCAACATCATTTGGAGTTAGTTGGTTTAAAAGGTTATGAGGACAAATATCCTGACGAGTTATCCGGTGGTATGCAGCAACGCGTAGGTATTGCACGGGCACTAGCAAATGATCCTGACATCTTATTAATGGATGAACCATTTAGTGCGCTTGATCCACTAATACGACGTGAAATGCAGTTAGAACTGATTGACTTGCAGAACCGCTTGCAAAAAACAATTGTCTTTATTACTCATGATGTGAATGAGGCTTTTAAAATTGGGGATCGTGTAGCTGTCATGAAAGACGGTAAAGTTGAGCAAGTGGGATCACCCGAAGAAATTTTGGAGCAACCAGCCAATCAATACATTAGCGAATTTATCCGTGATATTGATCGTTCGAAGATCTTACAGGCTGAACACATTATGATTCGCCCGCATGGGTTGTTGTCGCTTAAAGATGGTTTGAATGTAGCGATAAAAACGATGCAAGAAAATGGACTGTCCAGTGTTTTCGTTACTGATAGAAAGCGACACCTCCAGGGCATCGTTACAATTGATGACGCAATTGATGGATTGAAACAGCGTAAAACATTAGAGGAAGTTATTCAGCGAGACGTAAATACGGTTTCGCCAGCAGATTATGTACAAGATATCATTCCGAAAGTGTTGGATTCAAAATTTCCGATTGTAGTTGTTGATGAAGCAGGGCTTATCCAAGGAATCATATTAAGGGTCCATGTATTGGCTAGTTTAATAGATGATAATGGCGATGATTCTACTGAAGCTACTGATTTAGAAAAAGAGCTTATAAAGGAATAA
- a CDS encoding CidA/LrgA family holin-like protein — translation MKKYSRRKLAILIGQIIVLFIFSYVGDLISSLLKLPIPGSIVGLLLLFLCLHTKVVPEKYIKDGAGFILVMLPLFFIPATVGIIQYPDFLSGKGAILIGIVMISTFMTMIISGYSSQRVEIKMKEREASRLE, via the coding sequence GTGAAGAAATATTCTAGACGCAAATTGGCTATTCTGATTGGACAAATTATTGTGCTTTTTATATTTTCGTATGTGGGTGACTTGATTTCTTCATTATTGAAATTACCTATTCCGGGAAGTATTGTCGGGTTACTGTTATTGTTTTTATGTTTGCATACTAAGGTTGTACCAGAAAAATATATTAAAGATGGTGCTGGTTTTATACTTGTTATGTTACCTTTATTCTTTATTCCAGCGACAGTTGGTATTATTCAGTACCCAGATTTTTTATCAGGTAAGGGCGCAATCTTAATAGGCATTGTTATGATTAGCACATTCATGACGATGATTATTTCGGGTTATAGTAGTCAACGAGTTGAAATTAAGATGAAGGAAAGAGAGGCGTCAAGGCTTGAGTAA
- a CDS encoding SH3 domain-containing protein, which produces MSRFGKIAFIFVLIFVLASDFSKTEAQSDVAIIESDRLNIRSGPGLSYGVISTLSKNDKVNILSTQGDWYEVKFKNKKGWIAKWYTTNGNEKKGISTIVSQVNQLNVRAKPSTSSSVLKQMNTGDMATKTGEQGEWTSVNVDGIKGWVYTNYISTSSPEKVNQSSSPSKELNYFTVAVNGLNVRSHGDLSSKRIDLINKGDTYKVIEKSGNWIKIDLGKGKSGWVYSFHGKLTNTKSTHTDVKTTPKTVHILSDGTNLRKNASTSSGVIMRANAGKQFPIVSETKDWYEVRLPSGETAFVAGWVVSVNDEPAATVKTVNKNRVAGTLNGLTIVIDPGHGGIDTGTIGVNGTLEKSVTQRTAEILERKLKSAGANVVLTRNMDTYITLQKRVSISQQYNADAFISLHYDASIDSSINGFTTYYTHSYQRELAVAINNGLASTISLRNRGAQPANYLVLRENSQNAILLELGFLSNPMEERNVNTESFREQATQGIYQGLITFFDNQLK; this is translated from the coding sequence TTGAGTAGATTTGGAAAAATTGCATTCATATTCGTTTTAATTTTTGTTCTTGCATCGGATTTTTCTAAAACTGAAGCGCAATCTGATGTAGCGATTATCGAGTCTGATCGCCTAAATATTCGTTCCGGTCCAGGTCTTTCATACGGAGTGATTTCTACTTTAAGTAAAAATGATAAAGTAAATATATTGTCGACTCAAGGCGATTGGTACGAAGTAAAATTCAAAAACAAAAAAGGTTGGATAGCTAAATGGTACACGACTAACGGAAATGAGAAAAAAGGCATTTCAACAATCGTTTCTCAAGTTAATCAATTGAACGTACGTGCCAAGCCTTCCACCTCTTCGTCCGTACTAAAACAAATGAATACTGGCGACATGGCGACGAAAACCGGAGAACAAGGTGAATGGACAAGCGTTAATGTAGATGGGATTAAAGGATGGGTATATACAAACTATATTTCTACTTCATCACCAGAAAAAGTAAACCAGTCTAGTAGCCCCTCAAAAGAACTTAATTACTTTACAGTCGCAGTAAACGGATTGAATGTTCGCAGTCATGGCGATTTATCTTCCAAAAGGATCGACCTTATTAATAAAGGCGATACATACAAAGTAATCGAAAAAAGTGGCAATTGGATAAAAATTGATCTTGGTAAAGGAAAAAGCGGTTGGGTTTACTCTTTCCACGGAAAACTTACCAATACAAAATCGACTCATACAGATGTAAAAACAACACCCAAAACCGTGCATATCCTATCAGATGGAACAAACCTTCGTAAAAATGCTTCCACTTCTTCGGGAGTGATTATGCGCGCAAACGCAGGCAAACAATTTCCGATTGTCTCTGAAACAAAAGATTGGTATGAAGTAAGATTACCATCCGGAGAAACTGCATTTGTAGCTGGATGGGTTGTTTCTGTCAATGACGAACCAGCAGCAACGGTAAAAACAGTCAATAAGAATCGTGTAGCGGGGACTTTAAATGGATTAACCATTGTCATCGATCCTGGCCACGGAGGAATTGACACTGGTACGATTGGCGTCAATGGAACACTTGAAAAAAGTGTGACACAGCGGACAGCCGAGATATTAGAAAGAAAGTTAAAATCAGCGGGCGCAAATGTCGTTCTTACGCGTAATATGGATACATATATTACACTTCAAAAACGTGTATCAATTAGTCAGCAATACAACGCAGATGCTTTCATCAGCTTGCATTATGATGCTTCAATTGATTCATCAATCAATGGCTTTACGACGTATTATACGCACAGCTATCAGAGAGAACTCGCAGTGGCGATAAATAACGGATTAGCATCCACTATATCGCTTCGCAACCGCGGCGCACAACCGGCGAATTATCTAGTTTTACGAGAAAATAGTCAAAATGCGATTTTACTAGAACTAGGATTTTTATCCAATCCAATGGAAGAAAGAAACGTCAACACAGAAAGTTTCCGTGAACAAGCGACACAAGGTATTTATCAAGGACTTATTACATTCTTTGATAATCAATTAAAATAA
- a CDS encoding ThiF family adenylyltransferase produces the protein MLHQFSRNELAIGKEGVERMRGMTVAILGIGGVGSFAAEACARSGVGRIILVDKDDVDITNVNRQLVAYLSTVGRSKSEVMKERIADINKDCEVISLQMFYTEETAEDFFSYQPDYVIDASDTISYKIHLAQQCIERNIKIIACMGVANKMDPTRLQIADISKTHTDPLAKVIRLRLRKAGISKGLPVVFTDESPVVIREDVVETVGKPDAEIRKAEMPPASNAFVPSVAGLVCASWVMNDIVADIPIKRVKDKV, from the coding sequence TTGTTGCATCAATTTTCACGAAATGAATTAGCAATTGGTAAAGAAGGCGTCGAACGCATGCGGGGTATGACGGTCGCTATTTTAGGCATCGGCGGCGTGGGCTCTTTTGCTGCAGAAGCTTGTGCGAGAAGCGGGGTTGGTCGCATTATTCTTGTCGATAAAGACGATGTCGATATTACAAATGTGAATCGGCAACTTGTTGCATATCTTTCGACAGTCGGTCGGTCAAAATCAGAAGTCATGAAAGAACGAATTGCTGATATTAACAAAGATTGCGAAGTTATTTCACTCCAAATGTTTTATACAGAAGAGACAGCGGAAGATTTCTTTAGTTATCAACCTGATTATGTCATCGATGCTTCGGATACCATTAGTTATAAAATTCATCTTGCACAACAATGTATCGAAAGAAATATTAAAATAATTGCATGCATGGGCGTAGCTAATAAAATGGATCCAACGCGATTGCAAATAGCTGACATTTCTAAAACGCATACGGATCCATTAGCGAAAGTTATACGACTGCGTTTGAGAAAAGCTGGTATATCCAAAGGACTTCCAGTTGTATTTACAGATGAAAGTCCAGTTGTGATTCGAGAAGATGTTGTTGAAACTGTCGGGAAGCCAGATGCAGAGATTCGTAAAGCCGAAATGCCGCCTGCTTCAAACGCGTTTGTCCCATCGGTTGCTGGACTTGTTTGCGCAAGCTGGGTCATGAATGATATTGTAGCTGATATTCCGATTAAGCGTGTAAAAGACAAAGTTTAA
- the aspS gene encoding aspartate--tRNA ligase — MQRRTHYCGEVTEQDIGSTVTLNGWVQIRRDLGGLIFIDLRDRSGIIQVVFNPAFSQEALEIAETIRSEYVISVTGEVIEREEKQKNPNMNTGSIEIKVNDVEIINRAKTPVFQIEDETDVAEEVRLKYRYLDLRRPKLARTFKMRSDITRTVRNFLDDEGFLEVETPILTKSTPEGARDYLVPSRVHEGEFYALPQSPQLFKQLLMVSGFDRYYQIARCFRDEDLRADRQPEFTQIDMEMSFMSIEEIIELNERLMKKVMKDVKGIEVVTPFKRIPYDEAMARYGSDKPDTRFEMELTDVSDVVQDAPFKVFSGAIESGGQVKLINVKNGADSYSRKDIDGLGEYAALYGARGLAWLKVTEEGLTGPIARFFEGELANSLQQAANAEAGDLLLFVADKKNVVADALGALRVKIGKERGLIDESKFNFLWVTEWPLFEYNEDEGRYYAAHHPFTMPANEEELESNPSQVKAQAYDLVLNGYELGGGSLRIYQRELQEKMFKALGFTEEAAREQFGFLLDAFEFGTPPHGGIAFGLDRIVMILSGATNLRDTIAFPKTASASDLLTAAPDSVDESQLAELGIKTVKK, encoded by the coding sequence ATGCAACGAAGAACACATTATTGCGGCGAAGTAACAGAACAGGATATAGGTAGCACGGTAACATTAAATGGATGGGTGCAAATTAGACGTGATCTTGGCGGATTAATTTTCATTGATCTTCGAGACCGCTCTGGAATTATTCAAGTCGTATTCAATCCCGCATTTTCACAAGAAGCACTAGAAATTGCTGAAACTATTCGTAGTGAATATGTGATTAGTGTGACGGGCGAGGTAATTGAGCGGGAAGAAAAACAAAAGAATCCAAACATGAATACAGGTTCGATTGAAATTAAAGTAAATGACGTTGAAATTATTAATCGGGCTAAAACACCTGTATTCCAAATAGAAGATGAGACAGATGTGGCGGAAGAAGTCCGATTAAAATACCGTTATTTAGATTTGCGACGTCCAAAACTAGCACGTACGTTCAAAATGCGTTCTGATATTACACGGACTGTTCGTAATTTCTTGGACGATGAAGGATTCTTAGAAGTGGAAACACCAATCCTGACGAAATCGACGCCTGAGGGAGCGAGAGACTATTTAGTTCCAAGTAGGGTTCATGAGGGAGAGTTTTATGCACTGCCGCAATCTCCACAATTATTTAAGCAATTATTAATGGTTTCTGGATTTGACCGCTATTACCAGATTGCGCGTTGTTTCCGCGATGAGGATTTACGAGCAGATCGTCAACCGGAATTCACTCAAATTGATATGGAAATGAGTTTCATGTCAATTGAAGAAATTATTGAATTGAATGAACGACTTATGAAAAAAGTGATGAAGGACGTTAAAGGAATTGAAGTTGTAACGCCTTTTAAACGGATTCCCTATGACGAAGCGATGGCTAGATATGGTTCAGACAAGCCTGACACACGTTTTGAGATGGAACTAACGGATGTTTCCGATGTCGTACAGGATGCGCCATTTAAAGTGTTTAGCGGGGCTATTGAATCAGGAGGACAAGTTAAACTGATTAACGTGAAAAATGGAGCGGATAGCTACTCCCGTAAAGATATTGATGGGTTGGGCGAATATGCAGCACTATACGGAGCGAGAGGGCTTGCTTGGTTGAAAGTAACTGAAGAAGGACTTACAGGGCCAATTGCCAGGTTCTTCGAAGGCGAGCTAGCTAATTCATTGCAACAAGCTGCAAATGCAGAAGCGGGCGACCTTCTATTATTCGTCGCTGACAAAAAGAATGTTGTCGCAGATGCATTAGGCGCGCTGCGCGTTAAAATCGGAAAAGAACGCGGACTCATCGATGAGTCGAAATTCAATTTCCTTTGGGTGACGGAGTGGCCATTGTTTGAATATAACGAAGATGAAGGTCGTTATTATGCGGCGCATCATCCATTCACAATGCCGGCAAATGAAGAAGAGTTAGAAAGCAATCCGAGCCAAGTGAAGGCGCAAGCTTATGACTTGGTGCTAAATGGTTATGAATTAGGTGGGGGATCGTTGCGCATTTATCAACGTGAACTTCAGGAGAAAATGTTCAAAGCGCTTGGGTTCACAGAAGAAGCTGCAAGAGAACAATTTGGCTTCTTGTTAGATGCATTTGAGTTTGGAACACCTCCACATGGCGGAATTGCATTCGGTCTTGACCGAATTGTCATGATTTTATCCGGCGCGACGAACTTAAGAGATACAATCGCGTTCCCTAAAACAGCGAGCGCAAGCGACTTGTTGACAGCTGCACCTGATAGTGTTGATGAAAGTCAACTCGCGGAACTTGGTATAAAAACCGTCAAAAAGTAA
- the dtd gene encoding D-aminoacyl-tRNA deacylase: protein MRVVLQRSGPASVNVDGEVTGSIEKGYVLLVGIAHEDTVEDAKYIAGKVANLRLWEDDDGKMNHSILEVGGDILSVSQFTLYANTSKGRRPSYIDAARPDQANELWNTFNGLLEQEGLKVETGIFGAMMDVNLVNDGPVTIIIDSK, encoded by the coding sequence ATGAGGGTTGTTTTACAACGGTCAGGTCCTGCTTCGGTCAATGTAGACGGGGAGGTTACAGGGTCAATTGAAAAAGGGTATGTGCTTCTTGTCGGCATAGCACATGAAGATACAGTAGAAGATGCAAAATACATTGCCGGTAAGGTAGCCAATCTTCGCTTATGGGAAGACGATGATGGGAAGATGAATCATTCGATTCTTGAAGTAGGCGGCGACATACTTTCTGTGTCGCAATTCACATTGTATGCCAATACTTCAAAAGGAAGACGTCCAAGTTACATTGATGCAGCTCGACCTGATCAAGCGAATGAGTTATGGAATACATTTAATGGGCTACTTGAACAAGAAGGTCTTAAAGTTGAAACTGGCATTTTCGGCGCTATGATGGATGTTAATCTGGTGAATGATGGCCCTGTGACGATTATTATTGATTCGAAATAG
- a CDS encoding LrgB family protein, producing MLYLTMRYTYARFPIAVLHPVLTSTTIIILLLLVLNVSYDSYMVGGEWLEMFLGPSVVALAYPLYKQRIVVLKYRNAILLGVASGLLTAMGSILLFAKLFRFENEMIHSIIPKSITSPVAIQVSAALGGIPSLTAAFVMIAGFSGVILGPLVMKYTRIQSPLSKGLALGSASHALGVAKSTEYGELSLSMASVSMTLSAIAGSVVGPLFILLL from the coding sequence ATGCTTTATTTAACGATGCGATATACATATGCGCGTTTTCCAATCGCTGTACTGCATCCAGTATTGACGTCGACGACAATCATTATATTACTCCTCCTCGTACTTAACGTTTCCTATGACAGTTATATGGTGGGTGGAGAATGGCTTGAAATGTTTTTGGGACCATCTGTCGTGGCGCTTGCGTATCCGCTCTATAAACAGCGCATAGTCGTGTTGAAATACCGAAATGCGATTTTACTGGGTGTAGCATCAGGATTACTGACCGCTATGGGAAGCATTCTGTTATTTGCTAAACTATTTCGGTTTGAAAACGAAATGATCCATTCAATTATTCCAAAATCAATAACAAGCCCTGTTGCTATTCAAGTAAGTGCCGCGCTTGGGGGCATCCCATCTTTGACTGCAGCATTTGTGATGATTGCGGGTTTTAGCGGTGTCATCTTGGGGCCATTGGTGATGAAATATACGCGCATACAAAGCCCTTTATCAAAAGGATTAGCATTGGGTAGCGCATCCCATGCATTAGGCGTAGCAAAGTCCACGGAGTACGGTGAATTATCACTTTCGATGGCATCAGTCTCGATGACGTTAAGTGCCATTGCCGGTTCTGTCGTCGGGCCATTATTTATATTGTTATTATGA
- a CDS encoding ABC transporter substrate-binding protein, producing MIRKKKKGFGFDMRKIALIFSISLVILLSACGAGTSKDSIDVITFADAGWDSIRVHNSIAQLIVEEGYGYDTDVTNGTTAATLQALEKGDVNVYMEIWTDNVKDVYEEAIEKEKIVKLSTNFDDNSQGLYAPTYVIEGDDEKGIEAVAPDLKTVEDLAKYPELFQDPEDKEKGRIVGAPSSWAVSEHLAEKIETYGLDETFNYLAPGSDSAIVASLVGAYSKGEPWVGYYWSPTWVTARYDLTLLEDNPYDEDIWNENKGTEFAPNDVVIAVHKDLITQADDVVEFLKNYKTSNALTEDMLEYMEETEADQDETAKWWLQENEDIWTAWVSEEVAEKVKAALK from the coding sequence TTGATTCGGAAAAAAAAAAAGGGGTTTGGATTTGATATGCGCAAAATAGCGCTCATATTCTCAATTAGTTTAGTTATATTACTATCAGCGTGCGGAGCAGGAACAAGTAAAGATAGCATTGATGTGATTACATTTGCGGATGCAGGATGGGATAGCATTCGTGTTCATAATAGTATCGCACAACTTATCGTAGAAGAAGGTTACGGCTATGATACAGACGTAACTAACGGCACTACTGCCGCAACTTTACAAGCTTTAGAAAAAGGCGATGTTAACGTTTACATGGAAATTTGGACAGATAACGTGAAAGATGTCTATGAAGAAGCGATTGAAAAAGAAAAAATCGTTAAACTCTCCACGAATTTTGATGATAATTCACAAGGACTATATGCACCAACATATGTAATTGAAGGTGATGATGAAAAAGGGATTGAAGCTGTCGCACCAGATCTGAAGACTGTTGAAGATTTGGCAAAATACCCAGAACTCTTTCAAGACCCCGAGGATAAAGAAAAAGGACGTATCGTAGGTGCACCCTCTAGCTGGGCTGTAAGTGAACATTTAGCTGAAAAAATTGAAACTTACGGGTTAGATGAAACATTTAACTACTTAGCACCGGGTTCCGATTCTGCGATTGTCGCATCTTTAGTAGGTGCCTATTCAAAAGGTGAGCCATGGGTTGGATACTATTGGTCTCCAACTTGGGTAACTGCAAGATATGATTTGACGTTACTTGAGGATAATCCATACGATGAAGATATTTGGAACGAAAACAAAGGGACAGAGTTTGCACCAAATGATGTCGTTATTGCAGTTCATAAGGATTTAATAACACAGGCAGATGACGTCGTTGAATTCTTAAAAAACTATAAAACAAGTAATGCACTAACCGAAGACATGCTTGAATATATGGAGGAGACAGAAGCTGATCAAGATGAAACTGCTAAATGGTGGTTACAAGAGAATGAAGATATCTGGACAGCTTGGGTTTCTGAAGAAGTAGCCGAGAAGGTAAAAGCAGCATTAAAATAA
- a CDS encoding proline/glycine betaine ABC transporter permease, with translation MKEFPDIRLPIGDGVESFIDFLAANFQAFFDFIFVLTSSSIKGLESALIAIPWWVLIIVVILLGWYFTKLSSGILFGFFMFLVGSFDLWPETMTTISIVLISVILSLAIGIPFGVLMAFNNILSVVMRPILDAMQTMPTFVYLIPVIFFFPLGNVPAVIATIIYAMPPVMRLTELAIRNVDKEVVESAQSFGSSTMQMLTKVQLPQALPTIMAGVNQTTMMALAMAVVGSMVGAQGLGERVLYAINRIDISLGFEAGISIVFLAIIIDRITGGIADRLQKQRGNAA, from the coding sequence ATGAAAGAATTTCCAGATATACGTCTACCTATAGGTGACGGCGTAGAAAGTTTTATAGATTTTTTAGCTGCAAATTTTCAAGCGTTCTTTGATTTCATTTTTGTCTTGACATCTTCTTCTATTAAAGGATTAGAGTCAGCTTTAATAGCAATTCCATGGTGGGTGCTAATTATTGTTGTTATTTTATTAGGTTGGTATTTTACAAAATTATCGAGTGGAATACTCTTCGGGTTTTTCATGTTTTTAGTAGGTTCTTTTGATTTATGGCCAGAAACAATGACAACGATTTCCATCGTATTAATCTCCGTTATACTCTCATTAGCAATTGGAATTCCTTTTGGTGTATTAATGGCTTTCAATAATATTTTATCAGTCGTTATGCGTCCAATACTAGACGCAATGCAAACGATGCCAACATTCGTTTACTTAATTCCCGTTATCTTCTTTTTCCCATTAGGTAACGTGCCGGCAGTGATTGCCACGATAATCTATGCAATGCCTCCTGTTATGAGACTGACAGAATTAGCAATCCGAAATGTCGATAAGGAAGTTGTTGAGTCCGCACAATCTTTCGGTTCTTCAACCATGCAAATGCTAACAAAAGTCCAATTGCCGCAAGCGCTTCCAACAATTATGGCGGGCGTTAACCAAACGACAATGATGGCACTTGCAATGGCCGTTGTAGGTTCTATGGTTGGTGCACAAGGCTTGGGTGAACGGGTTCTTTATGCGATTAACCGAATCGACATTTCATTGGGATTTGAGGCAGGTATCAGTATCGTATTTTTAGCGATAATTATTGACCGGATTACCGGTGGGATTGCAGACCGTCTTCAGAAACAAAGGGGGAATGCAGCATGA
- the hisS gene encoding histidine--tRNA ligase: MNFKVPRGTQDILPSETWKWQKVEKLIDEVCETYQYKEIRTPMFEQTELFQRLVGETTDVVQKEMYTFTDRGNRSMTLRPEGTAPVVRSYVEHKMFGYPDQPVKLFYTGPMFRYERQQAGRYRQFVQFGVEAIGSNDPAIDAEVIALALDVYKRAGLTELKLVINSLGDTECRASHKKALIAHFNPHIEEFCSDCKSRLENNPLRILDCKVDAENPLIASAPSLADYLNDESATYFKDVLSYLDDAGIDYEVDVTLVRGLDYYNHTAFEIMSTSAGFGAITTLCGGGRYNGLAEDIGGPSAPGIGFAMSIERLLLALEAEGKSFDDESALDVYVVTLGDEAKRIGVKLLGQLRAAGIRSDTDYLGRKMKAQMKSADRLNAKTVIVIGENEVAEDVVMLRNMADRAQEKVATQDLVQKLNEILKV; the protein is encoded by the coding sequence ATGAATTTTAAAGTGCCTAGAGGAACTCAGGATATTTTGCCTTCTGAAACTTGGAAATGGCAAAAGGTTGAAAAATTAATTGATGAAGTGTGCGAAACGTATCAGTATAAAGAAATCCGTACGCCAATGTTTGAACAAACAGAGTTGTTCCAACGTTTGGTCGGGGAAACAACTGATGTTGTTCAAAAAGAAATGTATACATTTACAGACCGAGGAAATCGTTCGATGACATTACGACCTGAAGGAACTGCACCGGTTGTTCGTTCTTACGTTGAACACAAAATGTTTGGATATCCGGACCAACCTGTAAAACTGTTTTATACGGGACCCATGTTCCGCTATGAACGTCAACAAGCAGGCAGATATCGTCAGTTTGTACAATTTGGCGTAGAAGCCATTGGAAGTAATGATCCAGCAATTGATGCAGAAGTGATTGCATTAGCGTTGGACGTTTATAAACGTGCTGGATTAACCGAGTTAAAACTTGTAATAAATTCACTTGGTGACACTGAATGCAGAGCTTCACATAAAAAAGCACTGATTGCACATTTTAATCCACATATTGAAGAATTTTGTTCGGACTGCAAGTCAAGACTAGAAAACAATCCACTTCGAATTTTAGACTGTAAAGTAGATGCCGAAAATCCACTCATCGCTTCTGCTCCATCACTTGCGGATTATTTAAATGATGAATCGGCTACTTATTTCAAGGATGTATTAAGTTATTTGGATGATGCCGGCATCGATTACGAAGTCGATGTGACGCTGGTTCGAGGGCTCGATTATTATAATCACACGGCATTTGAAATCATGAGCACATCAGCAGGCTTTGGTGCGATTACGACCTTATGCGGCGGTGGGAGATACAACGGGTTGGCAGAAGACATCGGTGGTCCTTCAGCACCCGGCATAGGCTTCGCGATGAGTATTGAGCGCTTGCTGCTAGCATTGGAAGCGGAAGGTAAATCATTTGATGATGAATCAGCGCTTGACGTCTATGTCGTGACGCTAGGCGATGAAGCAAAACGTATTGGTGTTAAACTGCTTGGTCAATTAAGAGCAGCTGGAATTCGTTCTGATACGGATTATTTAGGTCGCAAAATGAAAGCGCAAATGAAATCAGCGGATCGTCTAAATGCGAAAACAGTTATTGTTATAGGTGAAAACGAAGTAGCTGAAGATGTAGTCATGCTTCGAAATATGGCAGATCGCGCTCAAGAAAAAGTTGCTACTCAAGATTTAGTACAAAAGTTAAATGAAATTCTAAAAGTTTAA